Proteins found in one Acidobacteriota bacterium genomic segment:
- the nagA gene encoding N-acetylglucosamine-6-phosphate deacetylase → MIFLRAGGLVLPDRVSGPATVVIEGDRIVDVRDGSRGGSTADVAIDATGHLVVPGFIDVHVHGVDGCDALAQADGVERMSLRLPRFGVTAFCPTSIACAPATLRALLAAVGRARANRPRRGARVLPAHLESNFISPAFAGAQPVECLRVPRGSRPEGEFTGAEILDEIDRARPDVGIVTLAPELEGAIDLVRSLVSRGHRVSIGHTGATYEQARAGIDAGARHATHLFNRMTPLTHHEPGVVGAVLESEEVAAELIADGVHVHPAAMRAAIAAKGASRMIAITDGTSGSGMPAGSRATLGGRPITVTDVARLDDGTLAGSVLTMDRAFARLTTLAGLSPVEAALMTSTTPARELGLHGHGVLAPGTVADLVVLDAAYHVVQTWVGGELAWAGDRLGI, encoded by the coding sequence GTGATCTTCCTGCGAGCCGGAGGGCTCGTCCTTCCCGACCGCGTCTCCGGGCCGGCCACCGTTGTCATCGAAGGGGATCGCATCGTGGACGTGCGCGACGGGTCGCGCGGCGGCAGCACCGCCGACGTGGCGATCGACGCGACCGGACACCTCGTGGTGCCCGGATTCATCGACGTGCACGTGCACGGCGTCGATGGCTGTGATGCGCTCGCGCAGGCGGATGGCGTCGAGCGGATGTCGCTCCGGCTTCCGCGGTTCGGCGTGACGGCGTTCTGTCCCACGAGCATCGCGTGCGCCCCCGCGACGCTGCGCGCCCTGCTTGCCGCTGTCGGCCGCGCGCGCGCGAATCGGCCGCGGCGGGGGGCCCGCGTCCTGCCGGCGCACCTCGAGAGCAACTTCATCAGCCCGGCCTTCGCGGGGGCGCAGCCGGTCGAATGCCTGCGCGTGCCGCGCGGCAGCCGCCCCGAAGGCGAGTTCACCGGCGCCGAGATCCTCGACGAAATCGACCGCGCGCGCCCCGACGTGGGCATCGTCACGCTCGCGCCGGAACTGGAGGGCGCCATCGACCTCGTGCGGTCGCTCGTCTCGCGCGGCCACCGCGTGTCGATCGGCCACACCGGCGCGACCTACGAACAGGCACGCGCCGGGATCGACGCAGGCGCCCGCCACGCGACCCACCTGTTCAATCGCATGACGCCGCTGACGCACCATGAGCCGGGCGTCGTAGGGGCGGTGCTCGAAAGCGAGGAGGTGGCCGCCGAGCTCATTGCCGACGGCGTTCACGTGCATCCTGCCGCCATGCGCGCCGCCATCGCCGCCAAGGGGGCGTCCCGCATGATCGCCATCACCGACGGCACATCCGGTTCGGGCATGCCCGCCGGCTCCCGCGCAACGCTCGGCGGCCGCCCCATCACGGTCACCGACGTCGCACGGCTCGATGACGGGACGCTGGCGGGGAGCGTGCTCACCATGGACCGCGCGTTCGCCCGGCTGACCACCCTCGCCGGGCTGTCCCCCGTGGAGGCCGCCCTCATGACGTCCACGACCCCGGCCCGCGAGCTGGGGCTCCACGGCCACGGTGTCTTGGCGCCAGGCACGGTGGCGGACCTGGTGGTCCTCGACGCGGCGTATCACGTCGTGCAGACCTGGGTCGGGGGTGAACTTGCGTGGGCCGGGGATCGTCTAGGAATTTGA
- a CDS encoding 7-cyano-7-deazaguanine synthase, translating into MDTSLVLCSAGLDSAVLVALEARERRVQPVYVSVGLAWEAAERAMLDRLLPALARDTRIAPAARLTVDMLDVYPAAHWAVRGTPPRYDSPDEEVYLEGRNIVLLSKAAVFAARERITRVAIGPLAGNPFPDATQEFFGAMARALSIGLDHPIDVVAPLASLTKADVIGLGLTLKVPLELTMSCMNPQGNLHCGRCSKCRERLEAFREVGVEDPARYAATSSAD; encoded by the coding sequence GTGGATACGTCCCTTGTCCTGTGCTCGGCCGGCCTCGACAGCGCCGTGCTCGTCGCGCTCGAAGCGCGCGAGCGGCGGGTGCAGCCCGTGTATGTGTCGGTGGGTCTGGCGTGGGAGGCCGCGGAGCGCGCCATGCTGGATCGCCTGCTGCCGGCGCTCGCACGCGACACCCGCATCGCGCCCGCCGCGCGGCTCACGGTCGACATGCTCGACGTGTATCCGGCCGCGCACTGGGCGGTGCGAGGAACGCCCCCCCGGTACGACTCTCCCGACGAAGAGGTCTACCTCGAGGGACGCAACATCGTGCTGCTGTCGAAGGCCGCCGTGTTCGCGGCCCGCGAGCGCATCACCAGGGTCGCCATCGGGCCGCTGGCCGGCAACCCGTTCCCGGATGCGACGCAGGAATTCTTCGGCGCGATGGCGCGGGCGCTGTCAATCGGACTCGATCACCCGATCGACGTCGTCGCACCCCTGGCGAGCCTGACGAAGGCTGACGTGATTGGCCTGGGATTGACGCTGAAGGTGCCGCTCGAGCTCACCATGTCCTGCATGAACCCGCAGGGGAATCTGCACTGCGGCCGGTGCAGCAAGTGCCGCGAACGGCTCGAGGCATTCCGCGAAGTGGGGGTCGAGGACCCTGCGCGATACGCGGCTACCAGTTCCGCAGACTGA
- a CDS encoding 6-carboxytetrahydropterin synthase produces MYVVTKRIDFCYGHRLLDYDGVCKHPHGHNAVVEVEVRTDRLDRRNMVADFSDIKRLVKGWIDRELDHKMILRHDDPLVEPLQALGEPVYVIDSNPTVERIARLIFDQGRSLGLDIVTIRVWETPTSLATYTGG; encoded by the coding sequence ATGTACGTCGTCACCAAGCGCATCGATTTCTGTTACGGGCACCGGCTCCTCGACTACGATGGCGTCTGCAAGCACCCGCACGGCCACAATGCGGTTGTCGAAGTCGAGGTGCGCACGGATCGGCTCGACCGGCGCAACATGGTCGCCGATTTCAGCGACATCAAGCGGCTCGTGAAAGGCTGGATCGACCGCGAGCTGGATCACAAGATGATCCTGCGCCACGACGACCCGCTGGTGGAGCCGCTGCAGGCGCTTGGCGAGCCGGTGTATGTCATCGACAGCAATCCCACCGTCGAGCGCATCGCGAGGCTGATTTTCGACCAGGGGCGCTCGCTCGGCCTCGACATCGTGACTATCAGGGTGTGGGAAACACCGACCTCACTCGCCACATACACGGGCGGCTAG
- a CDS encoding DUF4097 family beta strand repeat protein → MRIAALVATVVLGLAAGACTVRVDSEEHTAREEKRFKVAAEPEVRVATFDGSIEVHSWDRDEVLVEVEKRGPDEEALKSIRVRAEQQGNRIEVDVTRPSGRDNFVGIGIHIGTAARLTVTVPRRVVLQVRSGDGSIRADRLEGRIELRTSDGSVRADEVKGTLDVETHDGSITADEVDGEATLSTRDGGINVSGRLSILKAKTGDGSVTIRADRGSVMAAGWSIITEDGAVAVYLPEPFAAEVDAQTDDGRVRSDFELEAEREDGHRRRWVRGKIGGGGHQLRIRTGDGSISLRNW, encoded by the coding sequence TTGAGAATCGCTGCCCTTGTCGCGACCGTTGTGCTTGGCCTGGCGGCCGGCGCCTGCACGGTGCGGGTGGATTCCGAGGAGCACACCGCGCGCGAGGAGAAGCGCTTCAAGGTTGCCGCGGAACCGGAAGTGCGCGTGGCAACCTTCGACGGCTCGATCGAGGTCCATTCCTGGGACCGCGACGAGGTGCTCGTCGAAGTGGAAAAGCGCGGCCCGGACGAGGAGGCCCTGAAGTCGATCAGGGTGCGGGCCGAGCAGCAGGGCAACCGCATCGAGGTGGACGTGACGCGCCCGTCGGGACGGGACAACTTCGTCGGGATCGGCATCCACATCGGCACGGCCGCCCGCCTCACGGTCACGGTGCCCCGGCGCGTGGTCCTCCAGGTGCGCTCGGGCGACGGCTCGATCCGGGCCGACCGGCTGGAAGGGCGCATCGAGCTAAGGACGAGCGACGGCAGCGTGCGTGCCGATGAGGTGAAGGGCACCCTCGACGTCGAGACGCACGACGGCTCCATCACCGCCGATGAAGTTGACGGCGAGGCGACGCTCTCCACGCGCGACGGCGGCATCAACGTGTCGGGACGCCTCTCCATTCTGAAAGCCAAGACCGGCGATGGTTCTGTCACGATTCGTGCGGATCGCGGCAGCGTCATGGCCGCGGGCTGGTCCATCATCACTGAAGACGGCGCGGTGGCGGTCTATCTCCCCGAGCCGTTCGCCGCGGAGGTGGACGCGCAGACCGACGACGGCCGCGTGCGCAGCGATTTCGAGTTGGAGGCCGAGCGCGAGGACGGGCACCGCCGGCGCTGGGTGCGCGGAAAGATCGGCGGCGGCGGCCACCAGCTGCGGATCCGCACGGGAGACGGATCGATCAGTCTGCGGAACTGGTAG
- a CDS encoding metal transporter: protein MVPATAMRPRARLWMAAVIPVVLLSALLWLIVRSGPGDALRGDNVPPVERLAFQRVTLDTAGIHAQVLNDGPDPVTIAQVNVDDAFWSFHVDGPKTLTHLARTTITVPYPWVHGETHRLKVMTATGVTFEHEIAVALPAPRASGRVLGVFTLVGIYVGVLPVAIGLLWYPLIGRLGRTGLDFVLALTIGLLLFLLADAVHEGIETAQALPGSFQGFALFAMAAAAAFLALETLGAWLRARRQAVEGGQARVLALLVAIGIGLHNFGEGLAIGAAFALGEAALGTLLIVGFTLHNTTEGIAIVAPLARTRVRVADLVRLGLVGGVPTIFGAWLGGLVYSPVWSVVFLAVGAGAIAQVVAQISRQLAGERPMMTFFSTRTALAGLLAGFAIMYSTGMLVG, encoded by the coding sequence ATGGTTCCCGCGACGGCGATGCGGCCGCGGGCGCGGCTGTGGATGGCGGCCGTGATACCCGTCGTGCTGCTGTCGGCGCTCCTGTGGCTGATCGTGCGCAGCGGTCCGGGCGACGCGCTGCGCGGAGACAACGTGCCGCCCGTCGAGCGGCTCGCGTTCCAGCGCGTGACGCTCGACACCGCCGGCATTCACGCGCAGGTCCTGAACGACGGCCCTGATCCGGTGACGATCGCCCAGGTGAACGTGGACGACGCGTTCTGGTCGTTCCACGTGGATGGGCCGAAGACGCTCACCCATCTCGCGCGCACGACGATCACCGTGCCGTACCCCTGGGTGCACGGCGAAACGCACCGGCTGAAGGTCATGACCGCGACCGGCGTGACCTTCGAGCATGAGATCGCGGTGGCGCTGCCCGCGCCGCGCGCGAGCGGGCGCGTGCTCGGCGTCTTCACGCTCGTTGGAATTTACGTGGGCGTGCTGCCGGTGGCCATCGGGCTGCTCTGGTATCCGCTGATTGGCAGGCTCGGTCGAACCGGGCTGGATTTCGTGCTGGCGCTCACGATCGGGCTGCTGCTGTTCCTGCTTGCCGATGCGGTGCACGAAGGGATCGAGACCGCGCAGGCGCTTCCCGGGTCGTTCCAGGGCTTTGCGCTGTTCGCGATGGCGGCCGCTGCCGCCTTCCTCGCGCTGGAGACGCTGGGCGCCTGGCTGCGCGCGCGCCGCCAGGCGGTCGAAGGTGGCCAGGCCCGCGTGCTCGCGCTGCTGGTCGCCATCGGGATCGGCCTGCACAACTTCGGCGAGGGACTGGCCATTGGGGCCGCCTTCGCGCTGGGCGAAGCGGCGCTCGGCACCCTGCTGATCGTCGGCTTCACGCTGCACAACACGACCGAAGGGATCGCGATCGTCGCACCGCTCGCGCGCACGAGAGTACGCGTCGCGGACCTGGTGCGCCTCGGTCTGGTTGGCGGCGTGCCGACGATTTTCGGCGCGTGGCTCGGCGGGCTCGTGTATTCGCCCGTCTGGTCTGTCGTGTTCCTCGCGGTCGGCGCGGGCGCGATCGCGCAGGTCGTGGCGCAGATCTCGAGGCAGCTGGCGGGCGAGCGGCCGATGATGACATTCTTCTCGACGCGGACGGCGCTGGCCGGCCTGCTCGCCGGCTTCGCGATCATGTACTCGACCGGCATGCTGGTGGGATGA
- a CDS encoding ROK family protein — protein sequence MTTRAIGVEILPHGVRLVVVDRDGRVVARAERRATDRGMPRAAKAAAQALVEASVRDRLPARACAHDPAGEAVREAVRAMAAIVRVEGDVAGAGTAAAIAESWIGAARGAGNVVVLTIGEQISAGVLIGGAPYTGTHGLAGSAAWLALNPVERQDYRRSGCLDAEVSSRGVARRLAWRIEAGDRSAALERAGGSLDAMTADHVYDAARAGDGVAVSVVRDTAKYIGMAVANFVVTLDPEVVVLCGEASRAVDLLRDPVRQEAARRLPQPLAQALRLEFSTLAEEAAAIGAARLALP from the coding sequence ATGACCACACGCGCAATCGGCGTCGAGATCTTGCCCCATGGCGTGCGCCTGGTCGTCGTCGACCGTGACGGGCGGGTGGTTGCCCGCGCGGAGCGCCGCGCGACGGACCGCGGGATGCCGCGCGCCGCGAAGGCCGCCGCCCAGGCGCTCGTCGAGGCCAGCGTGCGCGACCGACTGCCGGCGCGCGCCTGCGCGCACGATCCGGCCGGCGAAGCGGTGCGCGAGGCGGTGCGGGCCATGGCGGCAATCGTGCGCGTCGAGGGGGACGTGGCTGGCGCCGGCACGGCGGCGGCAATTGCGGAATCCTGGATCGGCGCGGCGCGCGGCGCCGGAAACGTTGTCGTCCTCACCATCGGCGAACAGATCTCGGCAGGGGTGCTGATCGGCGGCGCGCCCTACACCGGCACGCACGGCCTGGCCGGGTCGGCCGCGTGGCTCGCGCTCAATCCTGTCGAGCGCCAGGATTACCGCAGGTCCGGGTGCCTCGACGCGGAGGTCAGCTCGCGCGGCGTCGCCCGGCGCCTCGCGTGGCGGATCGAGGCCGGCGATCGCTCGGCGGCGCTTGAACGAGCCGGCGGCAGCCTCGACGCGATGACCGCGGACCATGTGTACGACGCGGCGCGGGCCGGCGACGGGGTCGCCGTTTCCGTGGTGCGCGACACCGCGAAGTACATCGGCATGGCCGTCGCCAACTTCGTCGTCACGCTCGATCCCGAGGTCGTGGTGTTGTGCGGCGAGGCGAGCCGCGCGGTCGATCTGCTGCGCGATCCGGTCCGGCAGGAGGCCGCGCGCCGGCTGCCGCAGCCGCTCGCCCAGGCGCTCCGCCTCGAATTCTCCACATTGGCCGAAGAGGCTGCCGCCATCGGCGCCGCGCGGCTTGCACTGCCGTGA
- a CDS encoding DUF5615 family PIN-like protein: MGTLASELGPHVHEHAAQPRIYADANLPAGAVSFMRNDLGWDVFFVLEHDDLRRARDTEHYRLARQLRRTLLSLDRDYFDAKRFPPAESGGVIVMSAPDEERLRVLLAAADRSLFRTEISASLMGRKLRWDYGAEAPTEQPST; this comes from the coding sequence GTGGGCACACTGGCGTCGGAGCTGGGCCCGCACGTGCACGAGCATGCCGCGCAGCCGCGCATCTACGCGGACGCGAACCTGCCGGCGGGCGCCGTCTCGTTCATGCGCAACGATCTCGGATGGGACGTGTTTTTCGTCCTCGAGCACGATGACCTGCGCCGCGCGCGCGACACCGAGCACTACCGCCTCGCGCGGCAGCTGCGGCGCACGCTGCTCTCGCTCGACCGCGATTACTTCGACGCGAAGCGCTTTCCGCCCGCCGAGAGCGGCGGGGTGATCGTGATGTCCGCTCCCGACGAGGAGCGGCTGCGCGTCCTGCTGGCCGCGGCAGACCGTTCGTTGTTCCGCACGGAGATCTCCGCGTCGCTGATGGGGAGAAAGCTGCGGTGGGACTACGGCGCCGAGGCCCCCACCGAGCAGCCCAGCACATGA
- a CDS encoding FeoA domain-containing protein: MLIVSQVETLQNVAATTSYTVENYLKAIYQAQVQAHGERVAMGHLAAALGVVPGTATTMVKALAESGLVEYEPYVGVRLTSAGEKLAALVLRRHRLIELFLVQVMGMSWAEVHDEAEHLEHAVSDRLIDRIDEMLGRPKVDPHGDPIPNEEGQLAAPHYDNLLTCQLHVPMRVTRVTDQDADFLRFIENSQLKPGEIVQIEDRDAAADRVMLKRRDDVIAIGTRAAAKLMVQTALLLLVVLTGGARAQASPPNEASRPFEILDNSFLVEEAFNQEAGIVQNIFGFERGAGAWELAFTQEWPVGSQTHQLSYTLPFVGGDGSQGIGDALLNYRYQVWTEDGSRPAFAPRGSLVLPTGGRERGLDALGYQVNLPFSKQFDDVYVHWNAGFTSFPGVEVDGTTEQATLFTPHLSGSLIWRARPMIHPMLEAVFQSEDSPAGRASLLTLSPGMRLGKNYGDHQVVMGLALPVTFYDEGSDAAVLVYFSYELPFRR, translated from the coding sequence ATGCTCATCGTAAGTCAAGTCGAAACGCTTCAAAACGTGGCCGCCACAACCTCTTACACCGTCGAGAACTACCTCAAGGCGATTTACCAGGCACAGGTACAGGCGCACGGCGAACGCGTGGCGATGGGCCACCTGGCCGCCGCCCTTGGCGTCGTCCCCGGCACCGCGACGACGATGGTGAAGGCGCTGGCCGAGTCGGGGCTGGTGGAATACGAGCCGTACGTCGGGGTGCGGCTGACGAGCGCGGGCGAGAAGCTGGCGGCGCTCGTGTTGCGGCGCCACCGCCTCATCGAGCTGTTCCTCGTGCAGGTGATGGGGATGAGCTGGGCCGAGGTCCACGACGAAGCCGAACACCTGGAGCACGCCGTGTCCGATCGACTCATCGATCGGATCGACGAGATGCTTGGCCGCCCGAAGGTCGACCCGCATGGCGACCCGATTCCCAACGAGGAAGGGCAGCTGGCGGCGCCCCACTACGACAACCTGCTGACGTGCCAGCTGCACGTTCCCATGAGGGTGACCCGGGTGACCGATCAGGACGCGGACTTCTTGCGATTCATCGAGAACAGCCAGTTGAAACCGGGAGAGATCGTGCAGATTGAAGATCGCGACGCGGCGGCAGACCGCGTCATGCTGAAGCGGCGAGACGACGTGATTGCCATCGGCACGCGCGCGGCGGCCAAGCTGATGGTGCAGACCGCGCTCCTGCTGCTCGTCGTGTTGACCGGCGGCGCCCGCGCGCAGGCGTCGCCGCCGAACGAAGCCTCGCGGCCGTTCGAGATTCTCGACAACTCGTTTCTCGTCGAAGAAGCGTTCAACCAGGAGGCGGGGATCGTCCAGAACATTTTCGGCTTCGAGCGGGGCGCGGGCGCGTGGGAGCTGGCGTTCACGCAGGAGTGGCCGGTCGGCTCGCAAACCCACCAGCTCTCGTACACGCTGCCTTTTGTCGGCGGCGATGGCTCGCAGGGGATCGGTGACGCGCTCCTGAACTATCGCTACCAGGTGTGGACGGAGGACGGCAGCCGTCCGGCATTCGCGCCGCGCGGGTCGCTCGTGCTGCCCACCGGCGGCCGCGAGCGGGGACTCGACGCGCTCGGCTACCAGGTCAACCTGCCGTTCAGCAAGCAGTTCGACGACGTGTACGTGCACTGGAACGCCGGCTTCACGTCTTTCCCGGGCGTCGAGGTGGATGGCACCACGGAGCAGGCGACGCTCTTCACGCCCCATCTGAGCGGCAGCCTCATCTGGCGCGCCCGACCGATGATCCACCCGATGCTCGAGGCCGTCTTCCAATCCGAGGACTCGCCGGCCGGCCGCGCGTCGCTCCTCACGCTGTCGCCCGGCATGCGCCTGGGGAAAAACTACGGCGATCACCAGGTGGTGATGGGCCTCGCCCTGCCGGTCACGTTCTACGACGAAGGATCCGACGCCGCGGTGCTCGTGTATTTCTCGTACGAATTGCCGTTCAGGCGATAA
- a CDS encoding multicopper oxidase domain-containing protein, with protein MFWNPRTQSLSRRTWLRLAGLGSLGAGSGLLARRVSAQDHNLGVPVMEHAAHAMGPVGHVAAGGFNPTTYLRSWNFSELAPERRADFYRETRRPDGTLLREYEIFAVDREIEIAPGVFFPAWTFNGQVPGPTLRATEGDRVRVRFVNQGSHPHTIHFHGWHPPGMDGSLPEHQVMPGGSFVYEFDAEPYGMHLYHCHAVPLKRHIHKGLYGVFIVDPKDARAEADELIMVMNGFDTNFDSDNEVYAVNTVAHHYMYEPIRVRVGGLVRVYLVNLTEFDLINSFHLHGMFFDAHRTGTRRDATDHTDTIMLCQGERAILETRFRYPGDFMFHAHQTEFAELGWMGLFRAEAASRES; from the coding sequence ATGTTTTGGAACCCACGAACGCAAAGTCTCTCCCGGCGCACGTGGCTCCGGCTCGCGGGGCTCGGCTCGCTCGGTGCCGGGAGCGGACTGCTCGCGCGTCGCGTGTCGGCCCAGGACCACAATCTCGGTGTTCCGGTCATGGAGCACGCGGCCCACGCGATGGGGCCGGTGGGACACGTGGCTGCCGGGGGGTTCAACCCGACGACCTACCTGCGCTCCTGGAATTTCTCAGAGCTGGCGCCCGAGCGGCGCGCGGACTTCTATCGCGAAACGCGCCGGCCGGACGGCACGCTGCTTCGCGAGTACGAGATCTTCGCCGTGGACCGCGAGATCGAAATCGCCCCCGGCGTGTTCTTTCCCGCGTGGACCTTCAACGGACAGGTGCCGGGACCCACGCTGCGCGCGACCGAAGGGGACCGCGTGCGCGTGCGCTTCGTGAACCAGGGATCGCATCCCCACACGATCCACTTCCACGGCTGGCACCCCCCCGGGATGGACGGCTCGCTTCCGGAGCACCAGGTGATGCCCGGTGGATCGTTCGTGTACGAGTTCGACGCGGAGCCGTACGGCATGCACTTGTATCACTGCCATGCGGTGCCGCTGAAGCGCCACATCCACAAGGGTCTCTACGGGGTGTTCATCGTCGATCCGAAGGATGCGCGCGCGGAAGCCGACGAATTGATCATGGTGATGAACGGGTTCGACACGAACTTCGACAGCGACAACGAGGTGTACGCGGTCAACACCGTGGCGCATCACTACATGTACGAGCCGATTCGCGTGCGTGTCGGCGGGCTGGTGCGGGTGTATCTCGTCAACCTGACGGAGTTCGACCTGATCAACAGTTTCCACCTGCACGGGATGTTCTTCGACGCCCATCGCACGGGCACGCGCCGCGATGCGACGGATCACACCGACACGATCATGCTGTGCCAGGGAGAGCGCGCCATCCTGGAGACGCGGTTCCGTTATCCGGGCGACTTCATGTTCCACGCGCACCAGACTGAGTTTGCGGAGCTTGGCTGGATGGGCCTGTTCCGTGCGGAGGCGGCGAGCCGTGAGAGCTGA
- a CDS encoding PH domain-containing protein, protein MNSETGWVWIVLFAVAAAVAAFGWVVYRKGRPMAGTHVFRASRLSPGNRLLPTQVGIDERSVVHYQPQWIGRLEHSIHIAHVASVRIDTNLLFSDVYIETSGGASPIRCRGHRKRDAEEMKRLIERFQSAYYQGRGAQPGAQPAAQGGTDDSA, encoded by the coding sequence ATGAATTCCGAGACCGGGTGGGTCTGGATCGTCCTGTTCGCCGTTGCGGCGGCGGTCGCCGCGTTTGGCTGGGTGGTCTACCGAAAGGGGCGGCCGATGGCGGGGACGCACGTCTTCCGCGCCAGTCGCCTGAGTCCCGGCAACCGCCTGCTGCCGACACAGGTCGGCATCGACGAGCGGAGCGTCGTGCATTATCAGCCGCAGTGGATCGGCCGGTTGGAGCACTCCATTCATATCGCGCACGTCGCCTCGGTCCGCATCGACACGAACCTGCTCTTCTCTGACGTGTACATCGAGACGAGCGGCGGCGCGAGCCCGATTCGCTGCCGCGGCCATCGAAAGCGGGATGCCGAGGAAATGAAGCGTCTCATCGAGCGATTCCAGTCGGCGTATTACCAGGGGCGTGGGGCACAGCCGGGCGCGCAGCCCGCCGCGCAGGGGGGCACAGACGACAGTGCCTGA
- a CDS encoding deoxyhypusine synthase: MPHRAPGSPGRDPQRYLTGRPIKYYRPKGSREVRDLIGHGFQAFNAGRLSEACQIYAEKMLAPENDTTIGLTVAGALTPAGLGGCVIELMDRGLVDFIISTGANLYHDLHYALNFTLHRGSPFLDDVELYEQGIIRIYDVLFPAGVLLETDKYIRDFLLREKLTGAMSTAELHYRLGQDLLRTFPGCDEHSVVARAAKCHVPIYTSSPGDSSIGMNIAYHELMNDGTLMIDPNRDVNEVCAIILAGRKNGCVILGGGSPKNFYLQGQPTLWEVYGIPKGGNDYFIQITTDQVVWGGLSGATPSEAVSWGKVNPGVLPDTVVAYADSTIAFPLFCEYALASEHGRRARRELYLKRDALVADLKRQAMGARGRGAPPEPAEVMPNLERHR, translated from the coding sequence ATGCCCCATCGCGCGCCCGGGTCGCCGGGCAGAGATCCCCAGCGCTACCTCACCGGCCGTCCAATCAAGTACTACCGTCCCAAGGGCAGCCGCGAGGTCCGGGACCTGATCGGCCACGGCTTCCAGGCGTTCAACGCCGGCCGCCTGTCCGAGGCCTGCCAGATTTACGCCGAGAAGATGCTCGCGCCCGAAAACGATACGACGATCGGTCTGACGGTGGCCGGTGCCCTCACTCCCGCGGGACTCGGCGGATGCGTCATCGAGCTGATGGATCGGGGGCTGGTCGACTTCATCATCAGTACGGGCGCGAACCTCTATCACGACCTCCACTACGCCCTGAACTTCACGCTGCATCGCGGGTCCCCCTTCCTCGACGACGTGGAGCTGTACGAGCAGGGGATCATCCGCATCTATGACGTGCTGTTCCCGGCCGGCGTGCTCCTCGAGACCGACAAGTACATCCGCGACTTCCTGTTGCGGGAGAAGCTCACCGGCGCGATGTCAACCGCCGAGCTGCACTACCGTCTCGGCCAGGACCTGCTGCGAACGTTCCCCGGCTGCGACGAGCACTCGGTGGTGGCGCGCGCGGCGAAGTGCCACGTGCCGATCTACACCTCGTCGCCCGGCGACAGCTCGATCGGCATGAACATCGCCTACCACGAGCTGATGAACGACGGCACCCTCATGATCGATCCGAACCGCGACGTCAACGAGGTCTGCGCGATCATTCTGGCCGGCAGGAAGAACGGGTGCGTCATCCTTGGCGGCGGCTCGCCGAAGAACTTCTACCTGCAGGGGCAGCCGACGCTCTGGGAGGTCTACGGCATTCCCAAGGGGGGCAACGACTACTTCATCCAGATCACGACCGACCAGGTGGTCTGGGGCGGGCTCTCGGGGGCGACGCCGTCCGAGGCGGTGAGCTGGGGCAAGGTGAATCCCGGCGTCCTGCCCGACACGGTGGTCGCGTACGCGGACTCGACGATCGCGTTTCCGCTGTTCTGCGAGTACGCGCTCGCCTCGGAGCATGGCCGCCGCGCGCGGCGCGAGCTGTATCTCAAGCGCGACGCACTGGTCGCCGATCTCAAACGACAGGCAATGGGGGCGCGCGGTCGTGGCGCGCCCCCGGAGCCCGCCGAGGTCATGCCGAATCTGGAGCGGCACAGGTAA